From one Ictalurus punctatus breed USDA103 chromosome 20, Coco_2.0, whole genome shotgun sequence genomic stretch:
- the exoc3 gene encoding exocyst complex component 3, whose protein sequence is MEETNREAVATAVQRVAGMLQRSDQLDKVEQYRRREARKKASVEARLKAAIQSQLDGVRTGLTQLHNALCDVNDIQNSLADVSKDWRQSINTIENLKDVKEAVVQHSQLASAVENLKNIFSVPEIVQETRELIERGELLQAHRRLMDLECTRDNLLYEQQRLDSRSAPEPGLIGAYFGEVQGLSDELAKQLWLVLQRALVTVRRDPTILVSVVRIIEREERMDRRMLERNRQSSFLPPGRPKRWKNRMSEALEGTVSGRVESAQSETRQSDKMWLVRLLEITRRYVLDDLLIVKSLVVQCFPPHYDTFQLFLGLYHRAVSARVQELAEDDLEPNEIVSLLTWVLNTYKSVEMMGHPDLSPECDAKQLEPLLPEDVVNQLLGKYLTTFTSNITGWLRKALETDKKDWQKETEPEADQDGYYQTTLPAIVFQMFEQNLQVAAQINETFKEQVLMLCLKQMNSFLVRYRDEAIAYKEEHLKDRQLPQCYIQYMIAIINNCQTFKESKNSLKRKYSQSTEPNQNDAAIEKTLNGVVKEGCQFLLDEVFLDLENHLNELMTRKWLTGSHAVETICVTVDDYFNDFAKIKKPYNQEMTKEAQRRVVVEYLKAIMQKRITFKNADERKEGAEKMIKEADQFNFLFKKLSAGEDTDWLCGSISAIAEVFKLTDPTLLFLEVSTLVSKYPDIREEHIVALLAVRGDANRDTRQMIIETLNQSKPAVSPNALHVFRDITVPTITAMTVPKLLK, encoded by the exons ATGGAGGAGACGAACAGAGAAGCGGTAGCTACTGCCGTGCAGAGGGTGGCCGGGATGCTGCAGCGCTCCGACCAGCTGGACAAAGTGGAGCAGTACAGACGCAGAGAGGCGCGCAAGAAGGCGTCTGTAGAGGCCAGACTTAAG GCCGCCATCCAGTCTCAGTTGGACGGCGTACGCACAGGCCTGACGCAGCTGCACAACGCCCTGTGTGACGTCAACGACATCCAGAACTCGCTGGCTGACGTCAGTAAGGACTGGAGGCAGAGCATCAACACCATCGAGAACCTGAAGGACGTGAAGGAGGCCGTGGTGCAGCACAGTCAGCTGGCCTCCGCAGTGGAGAACCTCAAGAACATCTTCTCAG TCCCGGAGATCGTGCAGGAGACACGTGAGCTGATCGAACGTGGCGAGCTGCTGCAGGCGCACCGTCGACTCATGGACCTGGAGTGTACACGTGACAACCTGCTGTACGAACAGCAGCGACTGGACAGCAGGAGCGCACCAGAGCCGGGCCTCATCGGCGCCTACTTCGGCGAGGTTCAGGGCCTGTCCGACGAGCTCGCCAAGCAGCTATGGCTGGTCCTGCAGCGTGCGCTGGTCACCGTGCGGCGTGACCCTACCATTCTGGTGTCAGTGGTGCGCATCATCGAGCGCGAAGAGAGGATGGACCGCCGCATGCTGGAGCGTAACCGACAGTCCTCCTTCCTCCCTCCGGGCCGGCCCAAGCGCTGGAAGAACCGCATGAGCGAGGCGCTGGAGGGCACGGTGAGCGGGCGCGTCGAGAGCGCGCAGTCCGAGACGCGACAGTCCGACAAGATGTGGCTGGTGCGCCTGCTGGAGATCACGCGCCGCTACGTGCTGGACGACCTCCTCATCGTCAAGAGCCTGGTAGTGCAGTGTTTCCCGCCGCACTACGACACCTTCCAGCTGTTCCTGGGCCTCTACCACAGAGCCGTCTCGGCACGCGTCCAGGAGCTCGCCGAAGACGACCTGGAGCCCAACGAGATCGTGTCTCTGCTCACTTGGGTGCTCAACACGTACAAAAG TGTGGAGATGATGGGCCATCCAGATCTGTCCCCCGAGTGTGACGCCAAGCAGTTGGAGCCTCTGTTGCCTGAGGATGTGGTGAACCAACTGCTCGGCAAATACCTGACCACTTTCACC TCTAACATCACCGGCTGGCTGCGGAAAGCTCTGGAAACCGACAAGAAGGACTGGCAGAAGGAGACGGAGCCCGAGGCAGATCAGGACGGCTACTACCAGACCACTCTACCTGCCATCGTCTTCCAG ATGTTCGAACAGAACCTGCAAGTGGCGGCGCAGATCAACGAGACGTTTAAAGAGCAGGTGCTGATGCTCTGTCTGAAACAGATGAACTCCTTCCTCGTCAG GTACAGGGACGAGGCCATCGCGTACAAGGAGGAGCACCTGAAAGATCGTCAGCTTCCGCAGTGCTACATCCAGTACATGATCGCCATCATCAACAACTGCCAGACCTTTAA GGAGTCTAAAAATAGTCTGAAACGGAAATACTCCCAGTCGACGGAGCCCAACCAAAATGACGCAGCTATTGAAAAAACCCTGAACGGCGTGGTCAAGGAGGGTTGCCAGTTCTTATTGGATGAAGTCTTCCTGGATTTGGAG AATCACCTGAATGAGCTGATGACCCGGAAGTGGTTGACAGGCTCTCATGCAGTGGAAACCATCTGTGTGACGGTGGACGATTACTTCAATGACTTCGCCAAAATTAAAAAGCCTTATAATCAG gagatgACGAAGGAGGCTCAACGGCGTGTGGTAGTGGAGTACCTGAAGGCCATCATGCAGAAACGCATCACGTTTAAAAACGCAGATGAGAGGAAGGAGGGAGCAGAGAAGATGATCAAAGAGGCAGATCAGTTCAACTTTCTCTTCAAAAAACTCTCTGCC GGAGAGGACACGGACTGGCTGTGTGGCTCCATCTCTGCCATAGCGGAGGTGTTTAAGCTGACTGACCCCACTCTTCTCTTCCTGGAGGTGTCCACACTGGTCTCCAAGTACCCGGACATCAG GGAGGAGCACATCGTGGCCTTGCTGGCGGTTCGAGGCGATGCCAATCGTGACACGCGGCAGATGATCATCGAGACGCTGAACCAGAGTAAACCAGCCGTCTCCCCCAACGCGCTGCACGTCTTCAGAGACATCACCGTGCCAACCATCACAGCAATGACCGTGCCTAAACTGCTGAAATAA